The Raphanus sativus cultivar WK10039 chromosome 6, ASM80110v3, whole genome shotgun sequence sequence tattttcatatattacatatacATATTGCATTTATGACACTAAATTTATGaacttatataaatacataGACGGGACTGCTTTTAACATATCATCTTTCTAATTTTTACTTCACTCTTGAGTTATTTTTCCATTCATAACGATTGAAATGGCTTAGATTTTTGATATGCATTTGAAGCCATAAAAGTCCATGTAAAATATTATAGCTAATGTAATTCGTATGTGGAAGCAGTACTCTGGTGTTGTGGTAGAGACCATTGAAATTGTCTTAGTTGATTCTAAAAGTAGGTCAGTTGTTCACTGTCTATGCATTCCTTTGATAAACTTATGAATACCATTTTGTGgtcatattataatttttcttgtgtttttactttatattttagggaGATATGATCCATGTACCGTGAAGAAAGAATTCGTTAGCCAATTCGATCTTTTAATAAGTCAAAGTGTTTCCATAATTGATAGTGAATTTCACTGGAATGCACTTTGGTGGTCCTTTCATATgagctaaaatatttttattttaatcttacTGCCAGGTATGTACACGTTAAGTTGTGGCAAATGGAAAAGTTGCTCAAGTTTTACATAGTTGTCTGTGTTTTACATTTTTCGCAAATTGATTGGAGTGTTGGTAGGTTACAGTTCTAATTCTTAAAAACAGTATTAAGTGATTTTAACATTTGTTTATGGTGACATTATTTTTTGGATCATGATAAAGTGAATTCAAGCAAGTGACTGCCATTGATggattttcgaaaaaaaaaactgagcctgatgatattttagagatcAGTCTTTCAAAATGAGGtattacaattttattactaaataaaaaactgACCTGACTTTAAATTTATGCTCAGTTATTTTCCATATGTTTTATAGGATTCCAAACTGTGATTAATGAAGAAAAGAATCAGGGATGAGCTGgttctaatatttgtttttgcttGCAAcgtttagttatatttttttgctttcatattttatgtttctccgtctgtttttgttttattttaaacttattgTTTTACTAtctttttctatgttttttttgttaaagaaaaaatcaTTTGTTCATCTTCATCATGTTAAACTATGTTtctatgtttaattttattaaccaCTAATACTATCTAaaccaatattttattaaaaattaacacAGTTGTAGCAATCTCTCAATACTAACCTTATTTAACTGCAAGAATATTGATTTCCAATTTCTTGATTGTTAGCAACTGGTTGGACCGAAAATAAGGTTGACTGCATttgaaaatatatcaataactGTTAAAATTAGATGTCATTAACCTTTTTTACTTCAGAGAGAAAAGCAAAAGTAGTAAgtatttagtgttttttttctattatcaAATCTCGAACCTGAATACATTTGTGAGGTTTTGATTGCCATCTTCGATCTATTCGGTTACATGGTCAGAATATTTTGAAAGTGTTGATACGTTACGTTCTCAAAGCCTTATTACAATCTATTTCAGATGCGTTTGAtcaataagaagaaaaagacaatCGGTGAGAAAACGTTGGCTaaacttttatcaaaaaaaaagaaccttaGCTAAACGAACATCACAAATCATTCATAATCGAATATATTTTGATAAGATTGAAATAAGATTTTCTTAATTACCGTTCTTTACGGGAAATCCACCTCATCGATTTTGGTTTTGGAACCACCCTGTTCGATCTGGATTCccttctttctttttgtgtgCAACAGATTCCTCTTTTTTCCCTTCCATCgatatatgttattttcttttcattttgggATTTTATCGTCAATTGTCAACATTCCTTATAATATACACACTAACAtactttcttttttaaaaatgggaAAGCCATGGGCCTTTAGATAGAACCAGTCCaacacaaaataacaaaaaccaCAATATGTTTAGTTATTCTTTATATAGTAGACATATTCTAATAATTTGTGAtactataatatttgtttatgtgACAATCGAGACAATGCTTTTATACAATATCTAAATACCTACAAACATATTTAACTATTAAACCAATATAATTTCGTACTTTGGAATTCATTTTTAGTAATGTCGTTTTCATTATTCTCATATTGTTACCCACTACCAcactatatgtatatatagaaatCTTACTTATTtacattgaatttttttcacCCCGCGCATGCGCGCGGGTCTCACTCTAGTACAGATTACAAAGACAACAACATCAAACGTCAGAACTTATGCGTCTTCTTGTTTCCCTCTAATGCTTTGGTCTCAATCACCCAACCGcaaagataaaaaaacagaACAGCCCTTCATCTCATTTCAGCAACCCCCAATCTATATCCCACGGCCATTTCTCTGGTTCTTAGGATCAAATATCAACAGGAGAAGCATGGTGAATGCATATAAACCATTCCCCATCGATCTTTTCAAACACATTAGACACAAACTGAGCTCCCCAGCTACTACTCCCTTTCGTCTTCACAAACTCCATACACGTTACATACCCTACTTCCCCACGGACATGAACCTCAACATCTTTCAGCTCGATCAGTAACGGAAACTCGTAGTTCATCCACACAACTTCCCAGCTTTCCACCACGTCGTCGTACCCAGTTATCCCTTTAGCTCCTGGATGGACACAGCAGGGCTTTCCTGATTTGGACCATAAAGATTGCATCGCAGCCAAATCCCCGTTTCTGAAAGCTTGGTAGAACCGAGTGTTGGCAGACAGAACAGAAGCTCTGCTGTCTTCTTGAAGCTCTTTTAATC is a genomic window containing:
- the LOC108813011 gene encoding uncharacterized protein LOC108813011, coding for MALHGCGFLCKVSNTVASTSLLGGSTRLLHLPKSYPIHCNVAFSPSSTFGLGPLKLHNRGFRLRPCRVKREENNQTADVKSISLDENTLKQDLESAIQDENYVEAARIRDRLKELQEDSRASVLSANTRFYQAFRNGDLAAMQSLWSKSGKPCCVHPGAKGITGYDDVVESWEVVWMNYEFPLLIELKDVEVHVRGEVGYVTCMEFVKTKGSSSWGAQFVSNVFEKIDGEWFICIHHASPVDI